Genomic segment of Dromiciops gliroides isolate mDroGli1 chromosome 3, mDroGli1.pri, whole genome shotgun sequence:
GGTATTGGTTTGTAAATGTATACAATATGGCAACTCTTGAAAATGGATACTACATCAGTGATAAGAAGTTGGGTAcgttttattaatatcttttgaatACAAATTTAAGAGTGCttgatcctcttccagatcaAAACAACAATGAGTGCTGcataggagaaaaatgaaattaaaaagaaaagtaataccTTGATATCATACTGACCAGATTGGTTGCCttaagtatttttatattattacaaTATGGCACCATAGGGTTTCTCTGGACAAGGATATTAGGAAAGAGGCTCTGGTGATAAAGCTAAATCATCTGAACACAATCTACTTGCTCctcaacacacatacacacacaatactttcttaaaatacttggaagttttTATCAGACCATGTTACTTGTAAGGAATGAGTAACCCCACTTGGCTTTTTACCAGATTATAaagtccttgagagcaaggactttgTTTTATTAATCAAATTGTAGATTCacaactagaaaggaccttgaaggtcatctagtccaaagcttcttaaattgtgagtTGCGACCCCACgtgggggtcacataactgaatatgggggttgcaaaaaatttggcaacagtaaaaggttatgtatacctatcttATATGCCATAAAAATGTCTCAGGTGAAAAgagatcatgagtggaaaaagcttaaggagccctgatctagtccaaccctctgatttcatagataaggaaattgaggcccagagagttaaatgactttcccaaagtcatactgCTTggaaaatcagaatttgaactcaggtcctctttctCCAGATCTAGGACTCTCTTCATTCTACCACAAAATGATCTGTGTTCCCCCTCCAGTGTCTACCACAATGTcttgcacacagtgggtgctcaACAtaggtttattgaattgaattgaatttgttgaatgGTATCCTTCCCCAATTTGGGGCAGTGGGTCATTTAGCTGAATAACTAATGAAGACTCAGGACATAACACTAACCACAAAAGGCAGCCAACCTGCTATCACTGTTAGATGCTAAGAGCAAAAGCTAAATTTCTAGCCCAGTTGTGAGGTCTTTTCTGCCTGGTTCTTCCTTAAACTGCTGACTGATGCTCAGTGCAAACATAGATGGTGTTTGGATGGATTCTTCTCCTTGTCCGTCCAGGCACTTTGGGGAAGATCTTGAATGTTTTGGGCAGAAACTCAATGCAAGCTTCACGGAATTTCTTGATTCTCCAGCAGTAGATGACAGGGTTGAAGACAGACTTGAGGTAACTAAGCCACAGAACAGAAGTACTGGTGATATAGAAAGAAGAGCTGTAGTAAAACTTCCGGCTAAACACAGAGAGGAGACTGAATATGGTATGAGGCAGCCAACAGAAGGAGAAACCAACGAAGAGGATCAAGATAGTAGAGAAAGCCCTAGTTTTGAAGCTCATGTCAATATTCAGTGGGTGTGGCCGCTGGAGGCCCATCAGCCCTAGCTTGCTCACCTGGCTCAGGCAAAGACTCTCAGTGTGGTTATGGACCCTGATGGCATTCCTGCGAACAGTATTTAGGATACATAAATAGGAATAGAGCATGATGCTGAATGGCACAAAGAAAACTGCAACCACTAGTACCACAGCATAAGCCCTATCTGCTGGAAACTCTGTGTAACCCAGCACACACTGAGGAGCCCGGGTGGGCACTTCCACAAAAGTCCAGCCCACCAGGGAgggaaatgaaatacaaaatgacaGAGCCCAGGAGATTGCGATCATCACTTTGGCCCTTCGGGGATTCAGTTTGTCCTGGCGCTGGACAATGATGAGGAAGCGGTCCACGCTGATAATTAGGAGGATGGCAACACCTTCCAAGACAAAAAACCAATAGAGCATTGCTGAAATACGGCAGAAGCGAGCACCAAAGTGCCAGTTCACAGTGATCATGGTGACTGCCGTGAAAGGCATACAGCACAAGGAGAGCATGATATCAGAAAAAGCCAATGTTGCCAGGAGCAGATTGATGGCTGAACGCATGGCAGGCTTCTGGTACACAATGAGGCAGACAATGGCATTGCCCAGGAATCCAACGGCAATCATTAGCATCATGACTAGTGCCAACAGAATCCTGAGTGGGGTGGACAAAACCACAGAACTGGATGCTGGGGACAGGCTGCTCATATTCAACAAGAGGGAATCATAAGTCTCAATGGAAGTACTATTGCAAGCCATCACTGAGAAAAATTTTTTGGCAGGCTAACAATGGTGGAAAGGGTTACCATTAACACAGTGGCAGCTGCCATTTTTGATCTGTTAGATGCATTGTTTGGTGGCACACCTATAGGTCTCTGTTAGGCCTTAAAAGATAAAAGCAAAGTCTTTGGGGAGGTTCTGTTTCATACATGAAAGGCTAGTTGGGAAGTGATATTCACAAATCATCGACTCGCAAGATTCTTTTTGGTGACAATTGATTGTAGCCTCCATTCCATTCTCTCCTGGGAACTGTGacctgaaggaaagaagaatgcaGAGAGGAAAGGAATTATTCTTTACAAGCACACACATGTGCCAGCTGCTTCTTCTTTAGTTTAAACCCATTCTGAAAACAACAGtggagagtgggggagagagggaagatttatttctttattgacATTTCAAGAGTTGTGACAAAGCTTGATATGCCTGGGTTTTATTTGGTCTTTGGGAAGTACCATAGAAAAAGGAGTCAATGGCCCTCTTACTTCAAAAGGCTGAAGTGGGGAATTCTTTGTAATGAGACTTTATACCATAATCTCCCTGAAATTGGACTGGTAGAATGAAGTCCCTGTTTGGCAGAGTCCCAGGTTGCTGATGGCCTACTCAGTGAGGTCTAAAATCTGTCTTTAGAAATTAGGCTTTCCAGATTTGGGAACTGAACTTGGCTCCTCTAAGGCATGGAAAATGCTTTCAAGTGAATTCCCTTGAAGCCTTTAAAAATAATCTGTTAATTTTGACTTTCTTTTAGAATATATTTAAGTAGTTTTATATAATGGTACAAAAACACTGATTTGTAATAGGtacagttttttaaatttttttatttttacgtGTCAACCCTCAAGGTTTATGGTTTGGGTCACATTTTGACTTATGTTAGGCACATTCTGGATTCAAACTATTGTTCCAGACCTATGTCACATTATTATTCCCCCTTACTCACTCTATgtttcagtcaaactggcctatttgTGGTTTGCTAACCCAACATTTAATTTCTTGCCTTGTGAATTTCTACAGACTATCACCCAGCACAAGGATACTCTCCTTTCTTACTCCCTTTATAAATGTCTAGATTTCTTCAAAGCCTATCTCAGGTGccatctcctacaggaagtcttccctgatcttcCTACTTGGTGTTtgtgctttctttccttccctctccccccattacttttgtttttattctggaTGCATTTTGTATCCACTTATCTGTATCCATATTGTTTCTGCCAATAGAACATGAACTTCTTAAGAACAAggatcatttaatttttgttattgttttctagCATCTAGCACAGGTGCCTAATACctggttgttgctgtttgtctttcctttcaaagaggaccaatgctATCATGGGGTGAAATTGAATCAACTAATATTCTAATTTACAAAAATTACCTTTAAATCCTCCCACTGTCATTGACTTATCTGGTTCATTTTTAATAAGGGCAGTTATCACCTGAAAACACAAGCCTGTTTAGAGAATTCAAGATGTTTTTGgtcacttttttcttatttttccatgTTCAAGGATTAGAAATTAATATTCATTTGGCAAACTAGACCTATTGTTTTTAAGGTTGGAGGAGCTTTCAAGGACTTTGCAAAGCAAGATTTACTATGAAATCAATTTGTAATTCTTTCAAGGTGCACTTAATTTAAAATGAGCATCTATCAAAATAAAAACGATTGAAAGTTGTTTTAGGTAAGCCTAGAATTTggccatattttctctttttttgtaagaaagaaaaagaaaaatggttggTAGTCAGAAATACTACCATATTTCCATATCTCTGTCATT
This window contains:
- the GPR45 gene encoding probable G-protein coupled receptor 45, yielding MACNSTSIETYDSLLLNMSSLSPASSSVVLSTPLRILLALVMMLMIAVGFLGNAIVCLIVYQKPAMRSAINLLLATLAFSDIMLSLCCMPFTAVTMITVNWHFGARFCRISAMLYWFFVLEGVAILLIISVDRFLIIVQRQDKLNPRRAKVMIAISWALSFCISFPSLVGWTFVEVPTRAPQCVLGYTEFPADRAYAVVLVVAVFFVPFSIMLYSYLCILNTVRRNAIRVHNHTESLCLSQVSKLGLMGLQRPHPLNIDMSFKTRAFSTILILFVGFSFCWLPHTIFSLLSVFSRKFYYSSSFYITSTSVLWLSYLKSVFNPVIYCWRIKKFREACIEFLPKTFKIFPKVPGRTRRRIHPNTIYVCTEHQSAV